From one Synechococcus sp. WH 8016 genomic stretch:
- a CDS encoding FAD-binding oxidoreductase encodes MIGAGAVGAGTAWHLARQGHTVTLIDPSLDAPIQRSNESDQSLNGTTASLGVLMGNVFRRSSGRAWRLRQRSMELWPQWVERLNHPDTPLQLHSPLIQLASDPMEAERMEALANQRHDLGLESFSSVNTGSHPVPWPNPGGHGGLLSKHDGRIDPLALQRALRRSLKAEKVGLVPARVTKLHRTSTGEDNRWHLELDSDHTIDCAVVVLCTALASALLLQPLGHDYPMGAVLGQVLDLQVSAPSKAWDHWPAVLVCNGVNLIRHGNNRLWLGATLEQGEKPSTEEPAIMRRLDGLAPHWLQQAEVIDQWHGLRARPSGQPAPLLDVLEPGLILASGHYRNGVLLAPATADWVCQQISIFIGL; translated from the coding sequence CCGTCACGTTGATCGACCCGTCGTTAGACGCGCCGATTCAGCGCAGCAACGAAAGTGACCAATCCCTCAATGGCACGACCGCTTCGCTTGGCGTGTTGATGGGGAACGTCTTCCGTCGATCAAGCGGACGGGCTTGGCGGCTGCGTCAACGCAGCATGGAGCTTTGGCCTCAATGGGTGGAGAGGCTGAATCATCCGGATACGCCCCTGCAGCTCCACTCTCCTCTGATCCAACTGGCTTCTGACCCAATGGAGGCAGAACGCATGGAGGCTTTAGCCAATCAACGCCATGACCTTGGGCTCGAAAGCTTCAGCTCAGTGAACACGGGATCCCATCCAGTCCCCTGGCCCAATCCTGGGGGGCATGGAGGATTGCTTTCCAAACATGACGGACGGATTGATCCCCTTGCCCTGCAACGGGCGCTAAGACGCAGCCTCAAGGCAGAAAAGGTCGGGCTTGTACCGGCTCGCGTGACAAAACTCCATCGAACGAGCACCGGGGAAGACAACCGCTGGCACCTGGAGTTGGACTCAGACCACACCATCGACTGCGCCGTTGTTGTGCTCTGCACAGCCTTGGCCAGTGCATTGTTGCTCCAACCTCTTGGGCACGACTATCCAATGGGTGCAGTGCTTGGCCAGGTGCTGGATCTTCAAGTCTCGGCCCCCAGCAAGGCATGGGATCACTGGCCAGCAGTACTGGTTTGCAATGGAGTCAATCTGATTCGCCATGGCAACAACCGTCTTTGGCTTGGAGCAACCCTGGAACAAGGCGAGAAACCTTCCACTGAAGAGCCTGCAATCATGCGGCGATTGGATGGCCTGGCACCCCACTGGCTGCAACAGGCCGAGGTGATCGATCAATGGCATGGCCTCAGGGCCAGACCCTCTGGACAGCCAGCACCATTGCTTGACGTGTTGGAGCCAGGCTTGATTCTGGCCAGCGGGCATTATCGAAACGGAGTTCTTTTGGCGCCTGCTACGGCAGACTGGGTTTGTCAGCAAATCTCGATCTTTATTGGTCTTTGA
- the pstS gene encoding phosphate ABC transporter substrate-binding protein PstS has protein sequence MLRRFLSPSSTALISVAAAFSLAACSSSDQGTGKQQGRLSAAGASFPAAIYQRWFQDLAPQGIQVNYQSVGSGAGVRQLTAGTVDFGASDKPMQAEAIAKVSRGVVQVPMTAGAIAVAYHNPGCELKLTREQLAGIFLGKIRDYKELGCQSKAIKVVHRSDGSGTTYNFTKHLSAISSEWSNAVGANKSVQWPTGVGAKGNEGVAAQLTQIDGGIGYVELAYVKGDLQAAAIQNGSGEKVVPTNATANRALGSIDLGPNLIGSNANPENGYPIVTFSWVLAYANGNGANTDVLKSTFDYMLSEESQAKAPALGYISLPPEVIVRAKAAANTIKQ, from the coding sequence ATGCTTCGCCGTTTCTTGAGCCCCTCAAGCACTGCACTGATCAGCGTTGCTGCCGCTTTCAGTCTTGCTGCCTGCTCCTCGAGCGATCAGGGAACTGGCAAACAACAAGGCCGACTATCAGCAGCGGGGGCCTCATTCCCAGCTGCGATTTACCAACGCTGGTTCCAAGATCTGGCACCACAAGGAATTCAGGTCAATTACCAATCCGTTGGATCAGGTGCAGGAGTCCGTCAATTAACTGCAGGCACCGTTGACTTCGGGGCTTCTGACAAGCCAATGCAAGCCGAAGCCATTGCCAAAGTGAGTCGCGGCGTCGTCCAGGTTCCGATGACAGCAGGCGCCATCGCGGTGGCATATCACAATCCAGGCTGTGAATTGAAGCTCACACGAGAGCAACTTGCTGGAATCTTTTTAGGCAAGATTCGTGATTACAAGGAGTTGGGCTGCCAATCCAAAGCCATCAAAGTGGTGCATCGCTCCGATGGCTCTGGCACCACTTACAACTTCACGAAGCACCTCTCTGCCATCAGTTCGGAATGGAGCAACGCTGTAGGCGCCAATAAATCCGTTCAATGGCCTACAGGCGTAGGAGCAAAAGGCAATGAGGGTGTCGCCGCTCAACTCACCCAGATTGATGGTGGGATTGGCTATGTCGAGCTGGCCTATGTCAAAGGGGATTTACAAGCGGCTGCCATTCAAAACGGCTCCGGAGAAAAAGTGGTGCCAACCAATGCCACGGCAAATCGTGCCCTGGGTTCCATCGACCTCGGACCCAATCTCATCGGTAGCAATGCCAATCCAGAGAACGGATATCCGATCGTGACCTTCTCCTGGGTGCTGGCTTACGCCAACGGCAACGGAGCCAACACGGATGTACTCAAATCAACCTTCGATTACATGTTGTCGGAGGAATCCCAAGCGAAAGCTCCCGCGCTGGGCTACATCTCCCTTCCTCCAGAGGTGATCGTTCGAGCCAAAGCAGCGGCTAACACGATTAAGCAGTAA